The Brassica napus cultivar Da-Ae chromosome C1, Da-Ae, whole genome shotgun sequence DNA segment ttttttcatctctTCTTTCACCTAACTTCTTTAGGTTACAGTAAATGCATATGCACATAATCATGCGCATTGTTTTATTAGGATTGGGCACAAAATGAATATCACAAAAACAAGAACACAATAAGGACATATTGATTAGtcttaatttatctttttctagttttaattttcaaattttatttttagttataattgGCGtcaaatttttttggggtttattAGTTTTTTCCACAATATGGTTTACCTTggataaaattacattttattttcttatcgttctatttatgttaaattcGAGTATTTTGTGAATGATAAACACAACTGTTTTAATATCTATCGCGTGGTCAAAGTTTCATCTGAATATAACTCGTTGTCGGATATGACCATTTGCATAATCATTGTAGAAATAATTTGGCTATCTATCTATTTCATGATTCATAATTTCATATTTGACCAgttaacatcccgagttgtgatatgtgaaaagacttaagaaaattgatttggctacctatgtcatcaaagttgacttaccttttccggagcacatcctgaaagaactcccCATTAGTTGTGGGCGGTCGGGCcgttacaattggtatcagagcaggttAAGATCCCTTAGTTTTGTCCTAAGGGATCAGCATTTCCgacgttttcaaaaaaaaaaaaaaaaaaaacttgttctCATTAAAAGAAAAGATTGTTTTGATTCTCCTAAAAGTTCCGTAAACTATTTCAAAACCACCCACTATATCTATACGTCTAATATGGTTTTGATTAGATAAATTTTACTTGCAGAATTTCTTTCTAAGCATAATTCATTCTTTGGTTTTTTTAAACGATCCTGAGCAAAGTTGTTCTCGCCTTATGTGCCTCCCTTGGATGATATGTGATTGTGTGAGTCCATTTCGAAATCGGATGTTAAGTTCGGAAGTCTAGGGCttggaattcggggacgaattccgaTTAACGGGGGGAGATTGTAACGGCCCAGTTCCTGGCccaaaaattttcataaaagaaTGGGCTTCTCTACGGCCCATTTGACAAAAACCTAGGGTTCCCTTCAtcatttcctataaaaagagatgcagcCCTTCTATTCTCTCATTCTGAAACTtgagcgaagctctgcagagatttagagagactaggaaaccctagccgtcaagcttctcttttccttttctctcttcttctctcacgcctctctctctctctctctccctctcctttctctttctgttggatctcttcctctctcctcgccgtgagTCCCCCGAGAGCAAGCCGAGCCGCCGGTGGCGGTGGTGGTCGTCGTCCAAGTGGTGGTGGGCTGATCGTCCGAGTGTGGTGATGGTGGTGGCTGTGTGGCGTTGTGGTGGTGACCAGATCTCGTCTCTCTTGTTTACttgttccagatctgttcagatCTCATCCCCTTTGTCTCTTgttccagatccagatccagatctaggctaaggtggagtgtcttgaacccatcttgttctcatgtactgtatactcctttatgttggagttagggTTGATTAGACCCTGTTTGAAAGCTAGGATGATAGATCATGATTATTGCTAGGATGTTAGATGAATGGAACAcgatgcataagaaccctcatatTGTTAAATGGGACTTAGTAAACTGAAATGGAGTTGTGGTAGCGATGATTGATTGGTAATTTATGCTTTTATGTTTGGATGTGTAGTCCCATGAGTGGTTTGTGATTAAAGCTAGGATGCTAGAGAGAAATGAATGCTAAGCTGATAGATGAGTAATGATTGTTAATGTTATTGAAGTAGAACTTGAGTGcaatgtgtattgtgtgtgacaccgataacgggtggcgtctagtgaatgagtccaagtacaagtctaaatgaaaaggaaagtGAATGAGAATGGGAAGGGATAAGTGAAAATGATAAGGATGTGAAAGGATAAGTGAAAGTATGAAAGAATAAGGTTACGGTTAAGCATGGGTGGGGAAAGCATAtagagtctaaggaaagtatgtgtGGCAGTAGTtcacgctaggtatccataggagatgtggcgaatccacaagaatatggaagcacccataggagatgtggcgaatccacatgAATATGGCGTAGAAGCCTAGTGGGAGCTACCCACTGATGATAAGAACGAAGTGCCAACCGCGAGAGGCGggatataaaaacgtgcatcatggtcgggtaacggagagttaaaggtgtcataggaTCGAGCCGGTCTGGTATGATGAGTCGGTTAAGTCTAGGGTTTaacgtgtgtggcaatgagtgagtTCATTGTAATGATTGATCACTAGGTTGCTAGAAATGTATGGAATTGAATGTGGACAATTAGTGATGACAGTATGAAATGGTAAAAATACATTacctgattgtagtggctagtcagtcctagttcccgcatagagtagtatagagtgtcatgcgggcaggctggtctagagccacttcactgagtaacttgttgctcactcctccatttccatttccctgtgcgcaggactgtaagtagaagtatatggatgtgggtgtgacggtatttcaaagaaggttatgcgccGTTGACTCTCGGGACCAATAACGGGACATgtagggttgtctaaatgagtagacacgtgtccataacgcccctTCGATAACCCCGGTCCGACGCCGGGGAATCGGAGCGTTACTTGTAAAGCCCCGACCGCCCACATCTAATGGGCCatccacgcccgctctctcggcccgtgggccccatcctgtccgacggtcggtccgttaatttttccaaggctcgaaatcattgtttactgaccctgcaatcaccacctgaccttttcccatgctttggcctcactcgcacgctatcgcgaatcacttcccgataggtcacccatccttccactactccagctcaagcatgcttaactctggagttctttcaggatgtgctccggaaaaggtaagtcaactttggtgacataggtagccaaatcaattttcttaagccttttcacatatcacaactcgggatgttacaattcaccctcTCTCAAAGAACGTAACGTCCTCGTTGCGGcccacgacaggtctcaagacgcctctcaggtcagaactgagatggctaaccagctctgataccacttgtaacgctCCGATTCCccggcgtccgaccggggttatcgaaggggcgttatggacacatgtctactcatttagacaaccctacatgtcccgttactggtcccgagAGTCGACGGCGtataaccttctttgaaataccgtcacacccacatccatatacttctacttacagtcctgcgcacagggaaatggaaatggaggagtgagcaacaagttactcagtgaagtggctCTAGACCAtcctgcccgcatgacactctatactactctatgcgggaactaggactgactagccactacaatcaggtaatgtatttttatcatttcataCTGTCATCACTAATTGTCCACATTCAATTCCATACATTTCTAGCAACCTAGTGATCAATCATTACAATGAactcactcattgccacacacgttAAACCCTAGACTTAACCGACTCATCATACCAGACCGACTCGAtcctatgacacctttaactccccgttacccgaccatgatgcacgtttttatatccCGCCTCTCGCGGTTGGCACTTCGTTCTTATCATCAGTGGGTAGCTCccactaggcttctaccccatattcatgtagattcgccacatctcctatggatacctagcgtgaACTACTGCCacacatactttccttagactctaTATGCTTTCCCCACCCATGCTTAACCGTAACCTTATTCTTTCATACTTTCACTTATCCTTTCACATCCTTATCATTTTCACTTATCCCTTCCCATTCTCATTcacttttcttttcatttagacttgtacttggactcattcactagacgccacccgttatcggtgtcacacacaatacacattgCACTCAAGTTCTACTTCAATAACATTAACAATCATTACTCATCTATCAGCTTAGCATTCATTTCTCTCTAGCATCCTAGCTTTAATCACAAACCACTCATGGGACTacacatccaaacatacaagCATAAATTACCAATCAATCATCGCTACCACAACTCCATTTCAGTTTACTAAGTCCCATTTAACAatatgagggttcttatgcatcgTGTTCCATTCATCTAACATCCTAGCAATAATCATGATCTATAATCCTATCTTTCAAACAGGGTCTAATCAACCCTAACTCCTacataaaggagtatacagtACATGAAAACAAGATGGGTtcaagacactccaccttagcctagatctggatctggatctggaacAAGAGACAAAGGGGATGAGatctgaacagatctggaacaaGTAAACAAGAGAGACGAGATCTGGTCACCACCACAACACCACACAGCCACCACCATCACCACACTCAGACGATCACCCCACCACCACTTGGACGACGACCACCACCGCCACCGGCGGCTCGGCTTGCTCTCGGGGGACTCTCGGCgaggagagaggaagagatccaacagaaagagaaaggagagggagagagagagagagaggcgtgagagaagaagagagaaaatgaaaagagaaacttgacggctagggtttcctagtctctctaaatctctgcagagcttcgcttaAGTTTCAGAATTAGAGAAAAGAAGGgctgcatctctttttataggaaatgaTGAAGAGAACCCTAGATTTTTGTCAAATGGGCCGTAGAAAAGCTTAttcttttatgaaaatttttggGCCAGGAACTGGGCAGTTACAAGTCCGATCTTAGAAAGAAAAATGCCTTTGATTGAAacactattattattaaaataaagtttcttaaaataaaacaaactgtCTCTCTTTTTGGGTAATTGcatcaaaagaaacaaatattatgTAATTATTGGTTTGACATCGGGTCTGATGTTTTGTAAAAAGTAACCTTTTTCATGCAGACAAAAATCACCAAGGACCACTTACAAATTGGAGATTTGTGTTTgtgtgaactttttttttttgagaaagggcttgTGTATGTGTGTGAACTTGTATTGTTAACTCATATTTATCATCATATTGTGGTTCTCAGATGATAATCAAGACGggttgatgtcaaaaaaaaaaaaaaaaaaaaaaaatcaagacggGTTGTTGGCTAACTTTATACATCAAGTTTTATATAAGAActaaatattgtaaaaaaactaaatgatatCAAAAAAGTTAGTATAGTAATTTATATCCTAATTTCCTTTATgatttttttggggtcaaattTTCCGTTatgatttaatcggttatatataGGACCTGACCTGAACATGATCATCAGATTTTATTACACAAGATTCTAAATTACTTGGTGCATGATTGTATGCTTGTGCTAGTTTTATTTCCATGATACATTACCCGATTTATAAGTTAATTTCTTTTATATGGACATAACAATAAATTTAGATATACTCGTAGTATTTTTCGTGGGAGAGCTATTTAACATTTGCAACAATTTATTGAAAAACATGAGATTCTCTTGAAATTTTGGTTCCACGTCGTGTATATGGTTTGGCCATATATACTAGTCAAGTGGAACCTTTCTAAGCTCCACTaaagattcaaaattttgtaaaagCATTTCACGAATATAAAAGAAAACTTCTTTTGACAAAGCATTATCCGCAAGAATTACTAATGGTAAATGACAAAAAGGTTACTTTGGTGGGTGCCTTTTGATTAAAGAGATTGTGCATGGAGTGGCAAGCACTTGATTGAAATGGTAAAGGAAAGCCTTAAAAGCGATGAAAGGTGAGAAAGCTGTCAAAACCTCTTGCTGTAACAAATCTACTATAGGCAACGTACTATTAGAGAtacatattttctaaaataaatgcGCTATTTAATGTGGTAAGTTGTAACAGACTAGTACTCAATAGCCAATGACACAACACAAGTTTTGGCGCGATATCATCCataacattattataaaaaataacatatttgcAAAATATTGCTAGAGTTGGTTTTGTTTGGAATTATTCCATGTGGCTAAACGTAAATTCAAGTATATTCATGATCAGTCTATAtgacaaaacaaaacttttgtgaatatataaaaagagaTAAAGAGAATCCAAGAGAGAGGTTATAGAAGATTCATAGTTTGGGATTGTGTTCTTCGTTTTGTGGTTTCCCATGTTTATGTTCCGTAGTTTTCTCTCCGAGACGTAAGGCGACAACTCTTTCTTGTCTCGATTGCCACATTTTCAACACAAACTAACTCCCAAGTATGTCGACTCTTCTTACCATGCACCCAGTAATCTAGAATTACTATTTTCTGGCCAGTGTTTTATAGTTGGTCGTGTAAAGTATGCACAAAATTGTCCATACAAGAGTGTGATATGCCTTACACTTTTATGTAAACTTTAgcagataacactgatgcttcaTGAGTGTTAGCCCTTGGCCATGCACACAGTAACTTGTACTTCTATGCATCGTTATAAtcagtaaaaaatatttctcttaTGGAGTatacaacactaaaaagtaaaaaacttcaattttttcatatctttttaaatttttgtgtaATATAAATATGCTATCTAttttcttttaccaaaaaaaaaaactgtgtaATATATACagttttattaaaacatttaaCGTTATATATGTAAAGTTGAGTATATAAGATAGATCCAAAGTTTATGAAATTCTTTAATGATAATAAATCTGGATTATATATTATGTGAGAGGAACACAAATGGTTTATCAAATTGAATATGTTGTATTACTCTACAAATAAGCTCCCTGATTCACACCAGCAAAAACTGAATTGCCCCCTTTCTCTCTAGCTCATTTTGTAAGAATCTGAAGTTAGGAAGAAGCACCAGGGTTTAAGCCCAACTCGTTCACAAATAACTAATGACTGATGACCGGAGATGGAAGCGGTGATGTTGGAGGCTTCATGTCCAAGCATTTGAGTCACTCAGCTCACATAAGAAGTAATAACAATTGACCACACTTAACGTAGAATGCTTCACCTcatctctcttaatctcatattgTGTAAGGTGACAAAGGTCTTGGTCTTGGCTGATCAGATGCATTGTCTTCTGTCACATTGGTTACTGTTGAAAGTAAACTTGATGATAACTTAGAGATCAAGAAAGAGTAATCCTACTTGAGTTGGGTTTAGGAGAAAAAGGAAATATGTTTTGTTAAGTAGGATTAGGATTTATTTGGTTCTATATAAAGAAGATATCAACTAGTGATATCAGGTGTGCGTTTTTGATTATAGATCATTGTGAGAGCTAAAGACTTAGAGAGTTTTCTTTAAGCTATTAATAAGAATTGAATTATTCTTATTTGAGATCTTTGAGTTATATATTGAGGTGTGAGTTTCATACATTGAGGTTGAAactacaattggtatcagagccagaaCAATGGGAGATATCACAATCCAGAACAATGGGAGATATCACAATTGCGAGTGATAATTTGAAGTTGAAATATGGTGGCAGATCTTCTATAAACTGTCCAATGCTTACATCATCAAACTATACTGTGTGGGCTATCCGAATGAAGCTTCTTCTTAAGGTGAACAAGGCGTGGGAGGCAATAGAGACAGAATCAACGGTAGCATAAAAGAATGACATCGCCATGGCTTTGATCTTTCAGTCCATACCGGAAGCGCTTGTCCTTCAAATTGGAGACCTAGATAATGCAAAGAAAGTatgggaagctatcaaatcGCGACACATGGGAGCAGAAAGAGTAAAGGAAGCGAGGCTACAAACACTTATGTCAGAGTTTGAGAAACTCAAGATGAAGGATAATGATACAATAGATAGCTTCGTTGGCAAGTTATCCGAGCTTTCATCAAAATCTGCAGCGTTAGGTGAAATAATGGAGGAACCAAAGCTTGTCAAGAAGATTTTAAATTGTCTTCCTCGAAAAAAATACATACATATGGTGGCATCTTTGGAACAGATTTTGGATCAATAAGACCACAAGCTTTGAAGACATCGTCGGACGTCTCAAAGCCTTTGAAGAAAGAGTtgctgatgaagaagaagatacacAAGATGACAAAAGCAAACTGATGTATGCTAACACGGAGGCATCGCAGAATTATCAACGCGATTTTAATGGGAACTATCGAGGAAGAGGTCGTGGAGGAAGAGCTTACGGTAGAAAAGGACGAGGACGAGGAAGATCATATTCAAACTTTGATATGTCGAAGATAACATGCTTTAGATGTGATAAGAATGGACACTTTGCGGCTGACTGTCCCGATAGATTGCTCAAGTTACAGGAGACTTATGAGAACAAGGCAGATGAGATGCATGAAGCGGATAAATTGTTGATGCATGAGGTTGTGTATTTAAACGAGAAGAACATAAGGCCTAAGGAGTTCAAGACTAACATTGATGGAAAcaggttatggtatctagacaATGGGGCTAGTAACCATATGACAGGGAATAGGAAGTATTTTAACACCATAGACGAGACCATTACGGGAAAAGTGAGGTTTGGAGATGATTCAAGGATCGACATCAAAGGTAAAGGGTCCATCTTGTTTGTGAGCCAAGACGGGGATAAGAAGATACTTGCAGATGTCTACTTCATACTGGAGTTGAAGAGCAACATCATAAGCCTTGGTCAAGCAACTGAATCAGGGTGTGAAGTACTGATGAAAGATGATGTTCTAACATTGAAAGATAAAGACGGCAATCTGATTACAAGCGCGAAGAGATCACCAAACGTCTTTATAAAGTGCTTATGGAGATGGTAGAAGCAAAGTGCCTGCACTCAAAGGTCCAAGATGATGGAGCACGTTGGCATGCTCAGTTAGGACATATCGGAACGGACTAACTACAACTAATGGTCAAGAAAGAGTTGGTACGGGGCATTCCTAAGATTGATATCAGAAAGGAGCCTTGCGAAGCGTGTATGCTTGGGAAACAAGCCAGACAAGCTTTTCCACAGGCAACCACGTTTAGAGCAGCTGAGAGATTATAGCTCATACATGGGGATCTCTGTGGTCCAATTGCACCAACAACTACGGCAAAGAACAGGTATATCTTTGTTCTTGTAGACGATCATTCTCGTTACATGTGGACAATACTATTGAAAGAGAAAGGAGAATCCTTTGAGAAGtttaaatctttcaaaagtattgTCGAACATGAAACAAGATTGTCTACAAAGACGCTTAGAACAGATAGAGGAGGAGAATTCACGTCAATAGAGTTCAATAGGTTCTGTGAAAAGTATGGAATCCAAAGGCACCTAACTGC contains these protein-coding regions:
- the LOC106416961 gene encoding uncharacterized protein LOC106416961; its protein translation is MGDITIASDNLKLKYGGRSSINCPMLTSSNYTVWAIRMKLLLKVNKAWEAIETESTSIPEALVLQIGDLDNAKKVWEAIKSRHMGAERVKEARLQTLMSEFEKLKMKDNDTIDSFVGKLSELSSKSAAFWINKTTSFEDIVGRLKAFEERVADEEEDTQDDKSKLMYANTEASQNYQRDFNGNYRGRGRGGRAYGRKGRGRGRSYSNFDMSKITCFRCDKNGHFAADCPDRLLKLQETYENKADEMHEADKLLMHEVVYLNEKNIRPKEFKTNIDGNRLWYLDNGASNHMTGNRKYFNTIDETITGKVRFGDDSRIDIKGKGSILFVSQDGDKKILADVYFILELKSNIISLGQATESGCEVLMKDDVLTLKDKDGNLITSAKRSPNVFIKCLWRW